In Deltaproteobacteria bacterium, the DNA window GAATCCGTCCTAGTTCCTGACGACTGCCCGGTGACCGCCGAGGAATTCGAAAGGAGAGGATGGAAAGCCGTTCCTGTCGGCCTGTCCGAGATCAGAAAGGCCCAGGCTGGTCTCACCTGCATGTCTATTCTCTTCGAAGCCTGAGCCAAGCTGCTGACTCATCCTGTCAAGAATCTGTCCTGCAAGAACTGCGAGCTATTCGCCTCGGAATCTCCTCCAAGAAGGCTGGAATGACGCGCCATCATGACGATGGTGAGGCCAAGAGCCGCCACTTCTCTCCCCAGGATCCCCCTACCCGTCCCCTTATGATTGGTATCTTTTTTGCTTGCCTATCCTGCGGTTATCGGTACAGGGGAGAGGATGGTTCACAGTAAAGGGGAGTTTGATCTGCCGAGAGAGGATCCTGTTCAAACAGCCCTCAATGCCGTACCATTGGCCGTCCTGCTCGTCGACCGCAAATTGAAGATTCGGTGGATCAATAGAAGGGCTGAGATCCTTTTCGGAGGCCGAGGCGACCCTCTTGCAGGACGATCCATAGGAAACAGCCGGGGATCTCCCTCGACCTGCTTCCAGGCCCTCCATCTGGCCGAAATCGTGAGGACCGTCTTTCGAGACGGAGGACCTATCGCAGGAAAGGAGCGGCACTGCACCATCTGCCATGACGGCGGGCGGGCTGAGTACCTGTTCAGGATAAACGCGTCCCCGATAACACTTGCAGGCACGGACGCGGTTCTTCTCGCCATCGAGGATATCACGGAATTGAAAAGGGCAGAGGAGAGGGGAACAGAAAGAGAAACGCTCAGCCTTGCCATACGGATGGCCAGAGCCACCACCCATGAACTCAACCAACCCCTCTCGGTTCTCATGGGGAACCTCGACCTCCTCATAAGGAACCAGGAAGCCAAGGGCAGACTGAAAGACCGCATAGCCAGGATCTCAAAGAGTGCGGACCGGGTGGCAGAAATAGTCCGCCAGCTCCAGTCGATCATCCGCAGCCCACAGAAAGGCCATCTCACCCAGGTCGGTCCTGCTGAATCCAGAAAGCCCGCCCCCGGGCCCCTGAACGACCCCACCTGAAGTTTTACCCCTTTTGAGTCCTCGCTCCACTCGAAAGGACGTGTCCAAGCAAAGCCCGGTCTATGTTCCCCCCTGAAACGACGACGACAACGCGCTGCCCTTCAAGACCGGGGACCCGTCCCTGGAGAATAGCGGCGATCCCAACCGCTCCCGAGGCCTCTACCACCTGGCGTTCCTCTGTCAGCGCCCACCTGATGGCCTCTTCCAGACCTTCCTCGTCGGCCAGAACCATGTCATCCACGCTATGCCGGACGATTTCAAAGCTTATCTGGTCGATTCCCCCTGCCAATCCCTCGGCAAGGGTGGGAAGAACGGGGACGGGAACTATCCTTCCCGCCTCAAGACAGCGAAACATCGTACAGGCTCTGGAGGACTGGACGCCGATCACCCTGATCCCTGGATGAATCGCTTTGACGGCAACGGCAATCCCGGATATCAAGCCTCCGCCCCCCACTGGTACGAGAACAGTATCGGTCTTGGGAAGGGCCTCCAGTATCTCCAGTGCGATCGTCCCATGGCCTGCCATGATCCCGTAGTCCTCGAAGGCCGGCAGATAGACCATGCCGTCCCTCTCGGCGAGTTCCAGACAACGGGCGTGAGCCTCATCGTAGTTCTCGCCAAAAAGGATCACTCTGGCTCCGAGATCCTCGGTTTTCACGATCTTTACGCGTGGCGTCGACACGGGCATGACCGCAGTGACCGGTACTCCCAATACTCCTGCTCCGTAAGCCACACCCTGGGCGTGATTTCCCGCAGATGCCGTAATTACCCCCACGGAGAGCTTCTCGCGGCCTAGGGTCAGCATCTTATGGACCGCTCCACGGATCTTGAAGGAACCGGTTTTCTGGAGATTCTCCCATTTCAGGTAGACCCTCCCCCCTGAAATCCGGCTCAAGCCCCGGCTGAGTGTGAGAGGCACGGGAAAGACAACCCCCTCGAGGTTCTTTCTGGCCATGTAGATTTGCCTGAGGTTCAGATCCATGATCATTCAGAAGCCTCACCCCAGGGTCTGCGGCCTAAGCCTCGGCAGTTGCCCGGTCCGGAGTCCTCTTGCGTGCCCATACCCTGACCCAGGGCAGAAATGCGTAAGCCGGAAATGCGAGCAGGAAGGTCACAACAAAGTAGGTGGCATACCCGAACCGTTCCGTCGCAAAACCGGAGACCGCACCCGACAGCGCCCGCGTCAACCCGAAAAGGGCGCTGAGCAGCGCATACTGGGTGGCTGCATACCTCTTGTCGCATATACTCATCAGAAAGGCAAGGTAGGGAGCCGTGCCGAGGCCCCCGCAAAATGATTCAACCGCAGACGCTGTGTACATGAGAGCCGTGGAAGGAGGCAAGGCAGCGGCAGCCGCATAGGTGAGGTTGGACCCTGCCTGGGTCAGACCGAGGATCCATAATGCCTGGTAGATCCCCCATCTGCTGGTGAGAGAGCCTCCCAGAAGAGCGCCGACGATCGTGAAGATCACGCCCAGACCGCCCGGTACCGCACCTATCTGGAGCGGAGTAAAATGCCGGTCCACCCAAAAGGGCCGAATCATGGGTCCCAGCGACATGTCCCCAAGCTTGAAGAGGAGGATGAAGATCATGACCGCGAGAAAACCCGGCCTGTTATAGAGCTCGCGCAAGGGGGCCAATATCCTGCCTGCCAGAGCAAAGCCCGGGGCCCGAGGAACCGCGGCCGTACAACCCGCGTTTACGCCCGAAGGCGCATGCATTGAAAGAATCGCAAAGAGCCCCAAGACAAGGGCGGCTGTGGCGAAGGCCCCTTTCCATCCGATCCAACCGGCCAAGGCGACAAACAGTCCCCCGGCTGCGATCAAGGCGATACGGTAGGTGGTCACCCGCAGACCATTGGCCGGCCCCATCTCGGATTCGTCGAGAAGTTCGATAGTGTAGGCGTCTATAGCGATATCCTGGGTGGCAGACAGAACCGCGACACCCATGACCAGCCAGAGAATCATGCTTCCCTCTGTTGGATCCATGGTGAGGACAAGGAGCAGGGTGAAGGCTAGAAAGGCCTGGCAACCGACCACCCAGGACCGGCGGTTCCCAACAAGATCGACCGCAGGTGCCCACAGAAATTTGACGGTCCAGGGAAGACCCGCCAGACTCAGCAGGCCGATACTGGCCAGGCTCACACCTTGAAACCTGAGATAGACGGGGAAAGCGTCAAAGACAAGACCAAAGGGGAATCCTTCTGCAAAGTAGAGGACGGCCACCCAAAAGAGCTTTGTCCGGGTACTCATCCCATCAACCCCCGTCCTGGACGGCTCTGATGAGAGGTTCTCCCGATGAGGTGCGATGCTTCCTCAGTTTGCGCGCACAGCCGAGCACTGTCTCCCCATAAAGGCGACTCCGGTTATACCTGAACAAGATCTCCATCTTCCGGCTCATCCCGAGTCCCGGCCTCCACCCGTGGGCCTTCAGGTAGTTGGCCACGCTGGCGATGGCATCCTCCCGATCGCCGAGTCTCACCCTGTTGTTCCCATCTCCATCCACCCCGTAGGCCAGATAGCTCGTAGGAATAAACTGGGGAAGACCAAAGGCGCCAGCCCACGACCCCTTGACTTCGAGCACATCGAGGTTCTCCCTCTCCCCGATTTCCAACAGGGCCTTTAACTCGGCAAAGGCCCACCGCGACTTGCTCCTGGCCCTGTGTCGCAGATAGTCCGGGGTCAGATCCGGATAGAGACGGCTCAAACGATTCACGGCCAACCGAAGGACCTCGGGATGATCGGCCTGGGAGAGAGTGGAGAGGGTATTGACGACCCGGTACTTCTCGACATGGCGGCCAAATGAGGATTCCACGAGAAGGATCGCCACGATCACCTCTTTCTCGACGCCGTAATCTTTCTCCGTTTTCTCCAGGAAGGCGCGATTCTCCTCCAGGAAGTCTCTGGCCAGCGCCGTGGAATAGGTGTTGAGGAAATGTGCGTAATTGGCCTTTGACTCGCGGTAGACCAGATTCTTCCTGAGCACCAGCAGGGAGAGTTCCCAGCGCTTGTCATAGAAGATAGACCGAACAAACCCAGGTTCGAACCCCCCTGCCAGGAGCCGGCCTACAAGTGACTCCCGGACCCTCTCCTGGCTTTTGAGAGGGAACCTGCCATCCTCAATCTGTGCCGCCTTGACGCTGGAAAAGGGGACGGCTAGGATGATCAAGACCAACCCGACGGATAGTACCGGTCGCATCGATGGACCCTCACCTGTCGAATCGAGATCTCTCGCGCTTCGACCGAGACGTTACACCCACGCAGGCCGCACTGGAGGCCTGCAAGTGCCTCGAGGAGACTGCAGGGCGGCCCTGCCCTGCCAGGAACAGCTCTAGCTCCCTGCCGGGACAAAAGACGTCCTTACTTCCCTTTCTCGCTCGGATCTCTCCAGGGCGAGTTCGATAAGTCTATCTATCAGCTCTCCGTATGATATCCCACTGGCCTCCCAGAGTTTCGGATACATACTGATCTTGGTGAAACCCGGAATCGTATTGAGTTCGTTCACGAGGATTTCTCCATCCTTTCGAACGAAAAAATCAACCCGAGCCATCCCCTCACAGCAAAGCGCCCGGAAGGTCCTGATGGCAAGGTCCTGAACTTCCCTGATCGTCCGATCCGGCAGTCTCGCCGGGATTTCAAGCCGTGCACCCTTTTCATCGATATACTTGGCTTCGTAGGAATAGAAGTCGTGCCGCGGTATGACCTCGCCGGGCACCGAAGCCACGGGGCTGTCGTTTCCGAGAACGGAACATTCGATCTCTCTCCCCTCGACGGCCTCTTCAACCAGGATCTTGTTGTCGTATGCAAAGGCCTTTTCCACCGCACTGTCGAAATGCTCTCGATTTTCGACCCTGCTGATTCCCACGGATGACCCGAGACCGGCCGGCTTGACAAAAACCGGCAGACCCAGCCGACGGGCAGTCTCTTCGAAATCGATTCTCATTCCGGGGGACCGATGGAAGACGATGAACCTTGCCGTGGGAATCCCGGCATCTCTGAGCAACCGCTTCGCAACATCCTTATCCATCGCCACGGCAGAACCCAGAACCCTTGCTCCCACAAAGGGCAGGCCGAGCAGTCTCAGGAGGCCCTGAACGGTCCCGTCTTCCCCAAAGGGTCCGTGAAGAACCGGAAAAATCACGTCCACCCGGCCGGCAGACCGGAATGTCCGGAGACTCACCAATTGGTTCTCTCTGCTGCCGGGGACCAGCGCCACCTCGTCCCGCAAGGTTCCGAGTCTTATGGAACTGGGATCATCGGCATGATCGAGAAAATCGGAGACCTCACTCCTGTACCATCGACCCTCTTTGTCGATGGCAATGAGAAGGACCTCGTGTTTCTCCTTGTCGATCGCCTCGAGTATGCTCCTTGCAGATTGAAGCGAAACTTCATGCTCCACAGATCTGCCTCCACAAAGAACCCCGACTCGAATCTTTCTTGCCATAACTCAACCACTCCTGAGGCAAACTCCGGACGACGGTCCTGACAAAACCTCCGCGCAGATCAAACGGCTCGGCCTTGCCGGATCAACAGAAAATCAGGGGTTCAGATGACCGTTGAACCAAGCGGTAGTGAGCCGGTACGCCTTCTCCCTGTGCTCCGGATCGCTGAATCGGTGGTCGGCCCCACGAATGATCTCCAGCCGCTTCGGCTCCCTCACATTCTCGTAAATCACCGAGGCGTGAGTCAGGGGAACCAGTTCGTCGCTATCTCCATGGATCACGAGGCAGTGGCGGACATCCTTGAGAATAGGAATCAGGTCATGGGTTTTCAGATCTGCATAGAACCCCTCACCCAGGACCGGAATGGCCTCAGCATCCGGCGAAGGGGGTGAAAGCCTGTAAGGTGTAGACCAGGTGGCCACTGCCCGGACGTCTCTTTCCTGGGCTGCCTTGAACAGGGAAAGGTAGCCTCCCAAACTACTTCCCATCAGACCCATCATGTCACCCAGCGCCTCGTTGGTTCTCACATACTCCATTGCTGCGGTGAGTTCCTCCAGCCTGCCCGTGACCGTCGAATCCTCGAGTTTCCCTTCACTCTCTCCGCATCCCAGAAAATCGAAGCGAAGAACGGCAAGGCCTTCCCTGCTCAGCAAAGCCGCCAGGGCCAGGTATTTTTCACTGTCCTTGTTGCTGAGAAGGCCGTGGCAGGTTATGACACAGGGAGGCGACCTCCGGCCGGGCAGATGCAGAACTCCAGCCAGACGCTTGCCTCCTACTGAAAAGGTTATTTCTCTGGTCTCCATACAGTCCTCTACCCCGCCTTCTCCCCACAGGTCATGGGACTCTCTAATGTTTTTTCATGGCCATGTACAAAATGTCCCACACTGGGCGGATTCTCACAAATGCACGAATTATACCAGTTTCAGAGGCAAAAGGGACAATTTTTCACTCTCCCGGTTGAAGCCGCCGCTGTTCGACGTAGCATCTTTACTGCTTTTTCAATAACTTACGCCCAGAGAGCTCCCTGGCATAGCCGTTGCTCCCTGGTGCCTCCCGAGGGAGAGAAGAGATATGATGAGGCGGCTGGTCATTGTTCTTTTCATGGTTTCTACGGTCCTTTTGGCCCCTGCTCGGCGAGGGCAGACTCTCAACTCCCGGGGCTGGCCGGCATCCAGGACACCCTATGACAGGAAATATCGAAAAGTCGAAACCTATCTTGCCTCCACACCCCGAATAGACGGGAGATTCTCTTGCCCGAGTTTCGTCATACAGCGAAGTCGAATCGAGCACTACCTCGAAGAGGCTCGAAGATTCAGGTTCCAGGAGGAAGGTACCCTCGCCACGGGAAAGCAGCAGGACCACTGGCAGCTCCCGGAAGAGACCGAAAAACTCCGCAGCGGGGATTGTGAAGATCTGGCGATTTGGCTTTACTGCCGTCTCATCGCTGAGGGTTTCAGCAATATTCGATTCACCCTGGGCCTTGCAGGTGCGACCAAGAGGGCCATGCACGCCTGGGTGACCTGGTACGAGAAGGGGAAGACTTACATTCTCGATCCATCCCGTAAACAGGGAATCTATTCTCTCGATCTAACTGAGGCAACCACTTACCAACCGTACTACTCCTACTATC includes these proteins:
- a CDS encoding PAS domain-containing protein, translated to MVHSKGEFDLPREDPVQTALNAVPLAVLLVDRKLKIRWINRRAEILFGGRGDPLAGRSIGNSRGSPSTCFQALHLAEIVRTVFRDGGPIAGKERHCTICHDGGRAEYLFRINASPITLAGTDAVLLAIEDITELKRAEERGTERETLSLAIRMARATTHELNQPLSVLMGNLDLLIRNQEAKGRLKDRIARISKSADRVAEIVRQLQSIIRSPQKGHLTQVGPAESRKPAPGPLNDPT
- a CDS encoding threonine/serine dehydratase; this encodes MIMDLNLRQIYMARKNLEGVVFPVPLTLSRGLSRISGGRVYLKWENLQKTGSFKIRGAVHKMLTLGREKLSVGVITASAGNHAQGVAYGAGVLGVPVTAVMPVSTPRVKIVKTEDLGARVILFGENYDEAHARCLELAERDGMVYLPAFEDYGIMAGHGTIALEILEALPKTDTVLVPVGGGGLISGIAVAVKAIHPGIRVIGVQSSRACTMFRCLEAGRIVPVPVLPTLAEGLAGGIDQISFEIVRHSVDDMVLADEEGLEEAIRWALTEERQVVEASGAVGIAAILQGRVPGLEGQRVVVVVSGGNIDRALLGHVLSSGARTQKG
- a CDS encoding MFS transporter, with translation MSTRTKLFWVAVLYFAEGFPFGLVFDAFPVYLRFQGVSLASIGLLSLAGLPWTVKFLWAPAVDLVGNRRSWVVGCQAFLAFTLLLVLTMDPTEGSMILWLVMGVAVLSATQDIAIDAYTIELLDESEMGPANGLRVTTYRIALIAAGGLFVALAGWIGWKGAFATAALVLGLFAILSMHAPSGVNAGCTAAVPRAPGFALAGRILAPLRELYNRPGFLAVMIFILLFKLGDMSLGPMIRPFWVDRHFTPLQIGAVPGGLGVIFTIVGALLGGSLTSRWGIYQALWILGLTQAGSNLTYAAAAALPPSTALMYTASAVESFCGGLGTAPYLAFLMSICDKRYAATQYALLSALFGLTRALSGAVSGFATERFGYATYFVVTFLLAFPAYAFLPWVRVWARKRTPDRATAEA
- a CDS encoding lytic murein transglycosylase; the protein is MRPVLSVGLVLIILAVPFSSVKAAQIEDGRFPLKSQERVRESLVGRLLAGGFEPGFVRSIFYDKRWELSLLVLRKNLVYRESKANYAHFLNTYSTALARDFLEENRAFLEKTEKDYGVEKEVIVAILLVESSFGRHVEKYRVVNTLSTLSQADHPEVLRLAVNRLSRLYPDLTPDYLRHRARSKSRWAFAELKALLEIGERENLDVLEVKGSWAGAFGLPQFIPTSYLAYGVDGDGNNRVRLGDREDAIASVANYLKAHGWRPGLGMSRKMEILFRYNRSRLYGETVLGCARKLRKHRTSSGEPLIRAVQDGG
- the ddlA gene encoding D-alanine--D-alanine ligase, which translates into the protein MARKIRVGVLCGGRSVEHEVSLQSARSILEAIDKEKHEVLLIAIDKEGRWYRSEVSDFLDHADDPSSIRLGTLRDEVALVPGSRENQLVSLRTFRSAGRVDVIFPVLHGPFGEDGTVQGLLRLLGLPFVGARVLGSAVAMDKDVAKRLLRDAGIPTARFIVFHRSPGMRIDFEETARRLGLPVFVKPAGLGSSVGISRVENREHFDSAVEKAFAYDNKILVEEAVEGREIECSVLGNDSPVASVPGEVIPRHDFYSYEAKYIDEKGARLEIPARLPDRTIREVQDLAIRTFRALCCEGMARVDFFVRKDGEILVNELNTIPGFTKISMYPKLWEASGISYGELIDRLIELALERSEREREVRTSFVPAGS
- a CDS encoding alpha/beta fold hydrolase: METREITFSVGGKRLAGVLHLPGRRSPPCVITCHGLLSNKDSEKYLALAALLSREGLAVLRFDFLGCGESEGKLEDSTVTGRLEELTAAMEYVRTNEALGDMMGLMGSSLGGYLSLFKAAQERDVRAVATWSTPYRLSPPSPDAEAIPVLGEGFYADLKTHDLIPILKDVRHCLVIHGDSDELVPLTHASVIYENVREPKRLEIIRGADHRFSDPEHREKAYRLTTAWFNGHLNP